In Marinicauda algicola, one DNA window encodes the following:
- the purB gene encoding adenylosuccinate lyase encodes MIPRYTRPQMEAIWSPQNKYRIWFLIEAHATDKLAELGVVPQSAAEAVWKAKDVEFDVARIDEIEREVKHDVIAFLTHLAEHVGDEARFVHQGLTSSDVLDTCLAVQMRDAADLLLEGLDRLLAALKARALEHKTTVCIGRSHGIHAEPTTFGIKLARFYAEFARARTRLLAAKEEIATCAISGAVGTFANIDPRVEEHVAQKLGLKPEPVSSQVIPRDRHANYFAVLGLIASSIENLAVEIRHLQRSEVREAEEYFSKGQKGSSAMPHKRNPILTENLTGLARLVRSAVIPAMENVALWHERDISHSSVERGIGPDATVHLDFALHRAAGVIEKLVVREEAMKANLDAQGGLHNSQRVLLALTQKGVSREDAYRLVQRNALATWDEGGHLKDRLKADGDVTARLSDGEIEALFDERYHMKHVDTIFQRVFGTA; translated from the coding sequence ATGATCCCGCGCTATACCCGCCCCCAGATGGAAGCCATCTGGAGCCCTCAGAACAAGTACCGGATCTGGTTTCTGATCGAGGCCCACGCCACCGACAAGCTCGCCGAGCTCGGCGTGGTGCCGCAAAGCGCGGCCGAGGCGGTCTGGAAAGCCAAGGACGTCGAGTTCGACGTCGCGCGCATCGACGAGATCGAGCGCGAGGTGAAGCACGACGTCATCGCCTTCCTGACCCATCTCGCCGAGCATGTCGGGGACGAGGCGCGCTTCGTCCACCAGGGCCTGACGAGTTCGGACGTGCTGGACACCTGCCTCGCGGTGCAGATGCGCGACGCCGCCGACCTGCTGCTGGAGGGGCTCGACCGCCTGCTCGCGGCGCTGAAGGCCCGCGCGCTGGAGCACAAGACGACGGTGTGCATCGGGCGCAGCCACGGCATCCATGCCGAGCCCACCACCTTCGGCATCAAGCTCGCCCGCTTCTACGCCGAGTTCGCACGGGCCCGCACGCGCCTGCTCGCCGCGAAGGAGGAGATCGCGACCTGCGCCATCTCCGGTGCGGTCGGCACCTTCGCCAATATCGATCCGCGCGTGGAGGAGCACGTCGCGCAGAAGCTGGGCCTGAAGCCGGAGCCGGTCTCCAGCCAGGTCATCCCGCGCGACCGCCACGCGAACTATTTCGCCGTGCTCGGCCTGATCGCGAGCTCGATCGAGAACCTCGCCGTGGAAATCCGCCATCTCCAGCGCAGCGAAGTGCGCGAGGCGGAGGAGTATTTCTCCAAGGGGCAGAAGGGCTCCTCGGCCATGCCCCACAAGAGGAACCCGATCCTGACCGAGAACCTCACCGGCCTTGCGCGCCTGGTGCGCTCGGCGGTCATTCCGGCCATGGAGAACGTCGCCCTCTGGCACGAGCGCGACATCTCCCATTCCAGCGTCGAGCGCGGCATCGGGCCGGACGCGACGGTCCACCTCGATTTCGCCCTGCACCGCGCGGCCGGGGTGATCGAGAAGCTGGTGGTGCGCGAGGAGGCCATGAAGGCCAATCTCGACGCGCAGGGCGGCCTGCACAATTCCCAACGCGTCCTGCTCGCCCTGACGCAAAAAGGAGTCAGCCGGGAAGACGCCTACCGGCTGGTGCAGCGCAACGCGCTCGCCACCTGGGACGAAGGCGGCCATCTGAAAGACCGGCTGAAGGCCGACGGCGACGTCACCGCGCGCCTGTCGGACGGCGAGATCGAGGCCCTGTTCGACGAGCGCTATCACATGAAGCACGTCGACACGATCTTCCAGCGCGTGTTCGGCACGGCCTGA
- a CDS encoding RidA family protein — protein MSLTRHLATAAFGALALAACGAPDVTPGGSVPEDAGYAAPPEVRRDGLGAFRPAARAGGLVFLSAVTAPPGEDGTIPGDVESQTGAALRVLEEVLIDEGLGYSDLVSVRVLVVAGEDGLDTEGFTRAWQRTFGTRLQPHAPARSVAGISALPREGALVAIEAVAAHPAPETEETEGR, from the coding sequence ATGTCCCTCACGCGTCATCTCGCGACCGCCGCCTTCGGCGCCCTGGCGCTGGCCGCCTGCGGTGCGCCCGACGTCACGCCCGGCGGGAGCGTCCCGGAAGACGCCGGCTACGCCGCGCCGCCCGAGGTGCGCCGCGACGGCCTCGGCGCCTTCCGCCCGGCCGCACGGGCCGGAGGGCTCGTCTTCCTGTCCGCCGTCACCGCACCGCCCGGCGAGGACGGCACCATCCCCGGCGACGTGGAGAGCCAGACCGGGGCTGCGCTCAGGGTGCTCGAAGAGGTGTTGATCGACGAGGGGCTCGGCTATTCCGACCTCGTCTCCGTTCGCGTGCTCGTCGTGGCCGGCGAGGACGGGCTCGACACGGAGGGCTTCACCCGCGCCTGGCAGCGCACGTTCGGCACGCGGCTCCAGCCGCACGCGCCGGCGCGCAGCGTTGCCGGCATCTCCGCCCTGCCCCGCGAGGGCGCGCTGGTCGCCATCGAGGCGGTCGCCGCGCACCCCGCGCCCGAAACCGAAGAGACCGAAGGCCGATGA
- a CDS encoding permease codes for MKTAAGFFWKAGWAFVLGYAISAMIQAFVPKKRLTRHMGDPDPKSVSLSTVFAMISSSCSFAALAAARALVHKGAHFVAAVAFMFASTNLVIELGILIFIFLGWEFLVAEIIGGLILIAISTTLIRLTYPKSWMEAARDKVEAEADEEREDFDAMDRITSLSGWSRVGANFVDEWRMVWQEILIGFTAAGFIAVFVPDAFWKALFFADFSAQNPGNFWIVLQNAAVAPFVAAATFIGSMGNIPLATVLSSGGVLFAGIMGFIYSDLMVPPLVKVNAKYYGWRVALYIAAIMYASIVATAIILHYAFFWAGAMPESGRAVEEVAQFKLDYTFFMNLAALAIVAVMLWLRRTHRRLVRDEAAGHDHGGGFGVQDGVTMLFVIGLAGGAVSYFLTGGTG; via the coding sequence GTGAAGACCGCGGCGGGCTTCTTCTGGAAGGCCGGCTGGGCCTTCGTGCTCGGCTACGCGATCAGCGCCATGATCCAGGCCTTCGTGCCGAAGAAACGCCTGACCCGGCACATGGGCGATCCCGATCCCAAGAGCGTCTCGCTGTCGACCGTCTTCGCCATGATCTCCAGCTCCTGCTCCTTCGCCGCCCTCGCCGCGGCGCGCGCCCTCGTGCACAAGGGCGCCCATTTCGTGGCGGCGGTGGCCTTCATGTTCGCCTCGACGAACCTGGTGATCGAGCTCGGGATCCTGATCTTCATCTTCCTGGGCTGGGAGTTCCTGGTCGCCGAGATCATCGGCGGACTGATCCTCATCGCGATCAGCACCACGCTCATCCGCCTGACCTATCCGAAAAGCTGGATGGAGGCGGCGCGCGACAAGGTCGAGGCCGAGGCCGACGAGGAGCGCGAGGACTTCGATGCGATGGACCGGATCACGAGCCTGTCGGGCTGGTCGCGCGTGGGCGCCAATTTCGTCGATGAATGGCGCATGGTCTGGCAGGAGATCCTGATCGGCTTCACCGCGGCCGGCTTCATCGCGGTCTTCGTGCCCGACGCCTTCTGGAAGGCGCTGTTCTTCGCCGACTTCTCCGCGCAGAACCCGGGCAATTTCTGGATCGTGCTGCAGAACGCGGCCGTGGCCCCCTTCGTGGCCGCGGCGACCTTCATCGGCTCGATGGGCAATATCCCGCTCGCCACGGTGCTGAGTTCGGGAGGGGTGCTGTTCGCCGGCATCATGGGCTTCATCTATTCCGACCTGATGGTGCCCCCGCTCGTGAAGGTGAACGCGAAATACTACGGCTGGCGCGTCGCGCTCTACATCGCGGCCATCATGTATGCGAGCATCGTGGCGACCGCGATCATCCTGCATTACGCCTTCTTCTGGGCCGGGGCGATGCCGGAGTCCGGGCGCGCGGTCGAGGAGGTCGCCCAGTTCAAGCTCGACTACACCTTCTTCATGAATCTCGCCGCCCTGGCGATCGTCGCGGTCATGCTCTGGCTGCGCAGGACACACCGCCGGCTCGTCAGGGACGAGGCCGCAGGCCACGATCACGGCGGCGGGTTCGGCGTGCAGGACGGGGTGACGATGCTGTTCGTGATCGGGCTCGCCGGCGGCGCCGTCTCGTATTTCCTCACCGGCGGCACCGGGTGA
- a CDS encoding D-Ala-D-Ala carboxypeptidase family metallohydrolase, with protein MTHHPILASLAVATLGLATCADAPRQAAPAAPDSEPEARAGEADPAGTNRSQDAGAAPDLETIAAGFGDAVPAGETWLKVETAGKAAPYGLWHETVMPGETLEISHEADFALALDGAVVSGLAAEHSWTAPAEAGAHELVAFDTEGRRQVLSVFVLTPLDDGETVLEGYRIGTYPRNTPEGLIRLADAEALSTPVSPNFTIGQFICKQQPGHWPKFVLVTDPMLVRIEALIGELQQENRTGADSFFVMSGFRTPFYNTAIGSARLSRHMYGDAADVFVDVDPENNVMDDINGDGRVTRADAEFLYDFASELFTGSDAIPAGGIGAYGANAVHGPFVHIDGRGRAARWGRG; from the coding sequence ATGACACATCATCCGATTCTCGCCAGCCTGGCGGTCGCCACGCTCGGCCTGGCCACCTGTGCGGACGCGCCGCGCCAGGCCGCCCCCGCGGCTCCCGACAGCGAGCCGGAGGCCCGGGCGGGCGAAGCCGATCCGGCCGGGACGAACCGATCGCAGGACGCGGGAGCCGCGCCCGATCTCGAGACGATCGCGGCCGGCTTCGGCGATGCCGTCCCCGCGGGCGAGACCTGGCTGAAGGTCGAGACCGCAGGCAAGGCCGCACCCTATGGCCTGTGGCACGAAACGGTGATGCCCGGCGAGACGCTGGAGATTTCCCACGAGGCCGACTTCGCCCTCGCGCTCGACGGTGCGGTGGTGAGCGGGCTTGCCGCCGAACACAGCTGGACCGCCCCCGCGGAGGCCGGCGCCCATGAACTGGTCGCCTTCGACACCGAAGGCCGCCGCCAGGTTCTCTCGGTCTTCGTGCTCACCCCCCTGGACGACGGCGAAACCGTGCTCGAGGGCTATCGAATCGGGACCTATCCCAGGAACACGCCCGAGGGGCTGATCCGCCTCGCCGATGCCGAGGCGTTGTCCACGCCGGTCTCGCCGAACTTTACGATCGGCCAGTTCATCTGCAAGCAGCAGCCCGGCCACTGGCCGAAATTCGTGCTCGTCACCGACCCGATGCTGGTGCGCATCGAGGCCCTGATCGGCGAGCTGCAGCAGGAAAACCGCACCGGGGCCGACAGCTTCTTCGTGATGAGCGGCTTTCGCACGCCCTTCTACAACACGGCGATCGGGTCGGCCCGGCTTTCGCGCCACATGTACGGTGACGCCGCCGACGTCTTCGTCGACGTCGACCCGGAAAACAACGTGATGGACGACATCAACGGGGACGGACGCGTCACGAGGGCCGACGCGGAATTCCTGTACGACTTCGCGAGCGAGCTGTTCACCGGCAGCGACGCGATTCCCGCCGGCGGCATCGGGGCCTACGGCGCGAACGCGGTGCACGGCCCCTTCGTCCATATCGACGGGCGCGGACGCGCGGCGCGCTGGGGACGAGGCTAG
- a CDS encoding DUF411 domain-containing protein, whose product MTFLLRLAALAALFLGAASAASGQSVVVHKTPWCGCCAAWVEHLEQHGFAVEVRNHENLTPIKAAGDVPGELHSCHTAFVDGYVIEGHVPAADIARLLAERPEARGLAVPGMPAGSPGMESPGHSEAYEVILFDGAERSVFARH is encoded by the coding sequence ATGACGTTCCTGCTTCGCCTCGCCGCCCTCGCCGCGCTGTTTCTCGGCGCCGCCTCCGCCGCTTCCGGTCAGAGCGTCGTGGTGCACAAGACCCCGTGGTGCGGGTGCTGCGCGGCCTGGGTCGAGCACCTCGAGCAGCACGGCTTCGCCGTCGAGGTGCGCAATCACGAGAACCTGACGCCGATCAAGGCCGCGGGCGACGTGCCGGGCGAGCTGCACAGCTGCCACACCGCCTTCGTGGACGGCTATGTCATCGAGGGCCATGTCCCGGCCGCCGACATCGCCCGCCTGCTCGCCGAACGTCCCGAGGCCCGGGGCCTGGCCGTGCCCGGCATGCCGGCGGGCTCGCCGGGCATGGAGAGTCCCGGCCACAGCGAGGCCTACGAGGTCATCCTCTTCGACGGTGCGGAACGTTCGGTCTTCGCCCGCCATTAG
- a CDS encoding thiol-disulfide oxidoreductase DCC family protein codes for MARLDHRPFSWRDDPGVPDIPDDRTVLVVDGDCALCSWGARTIARADPGDSFRITPMQSDAGRALMAHFGLDPHDPCSWLALVDGCALTGSDAVIEVGRRLRGGWPVLARAAGWLPRPLREWAYRLVARNRRRWFGRGDLCGVDEPELQARLF; via the coding sequence ATGGCCCGGCTCGATCATCGCCCCTTTTCCTGGCGCGATGATCCGGGCGTGCCCGACATTCCAGACGATCGCACGGTCCTTGTGGTGGATGGCGACTGCGCGTTGTGCTCCTGGGGCGCGCGCACCATCGCGCGCGCCGATCCGGGCGACAGCTTCCGCATCACGCCGATGCAGTCCGATGCCGGGCGCGCGCTGATGGCCCATTTCGGGCTCGACCCGCACGATCCGTGCAGCTGGCTCGCGCTCGTGGACGGGTGCGCGCTGACCGGTTCGGACGCGGTGATCGAGGTCGGCCGGCGCCTGCGCGGCGGCTGGCCGGTGCTGGCCCGCGCCGCGGGCTGGCTGCCCCGGCCTTTACGCGAGTGGGCCTATCGCCTCGTCGCGAGAAATCGCAGGCGCTGGTTCGGGCGCGGCGATCTGTGCGGCGTGGACGAACCGGAACTGCAGGCGCGCCTGTTCTAG
- a CDS encoding L,D-transpeptidase family protein, with the protein MPPTFPSHLLALSGAALLLAAAARGEPPIERLEPRVQGEERGEPGLIAPGSTAHVIQEAILAGALQNRLSGVSDGTRVAARRAYALRVFDPIWTREGARRLLSAFDDAEAVGLSIAPGLRQAVSDQVQHIGAQQARRAGEADLVLTAAFLAYADARINGATEPENVADPLADKTSPERLGLWLARAGEGRLDHSELDPGHAEFARLTELRAHYADHAGEGGWTRLEPPGTLVEAGEREPVITDLRTRLAEEGYEVPAPPMRTVEADAGEETREEPDDTLFTEALSEVLKQFQADRGLKQDGILGPRTLDALNATPQDLIARIDANLERWRWAPARFPERHIRVNIPAYRARAYENGEIAVEMKAIVGLASRKTPIVFESIEYLVANPRWYVPESILERDKLDDIRANPDYIESHDYFVLDRDSGARVPAGDIDWSAADVEEEYRLVQESGEENALGELKFIFPNRYSIYLHGTPAQHLFAENLRSFSSGCVRIEKPLEMSDWIASHDPELTPQEVREAVAGEELQRLELGEPVAIYTVYFTAEAGPDGNARLHPDIYGWDAETIAALEARPVALSEETREGGAQ; encoded by the coding sequence ATGCCGCCCACCTTTCCGTCCCACCTGCTCGCCCTGTCCGGCGCGGCCCTCCTTCTGGCCGCCGCAGCCCGGGGCGAGCCCCCGATCGAACGGCTCGAACCCCGGGTCCAGGGCGAGGAACGGGGCGAGCCCGGCCTGATCGCGCCAGGCAGCACCGCCCATGTCATCCAGGAGGCGATCCTCGCCGGTGCGCTTCAGAACCGCCTGTCCGGCGTCAGCGACGGCACGCGCGTCGCGGCGCGCCGCGCCTATGCGCTGCGCGTGTTCGACCCGATCTGGACGCGCGAGGGCGCCCGGCGCCTGCTCTCCGCGTTCGACGACGCCGAGGCGGTCGGGCTCTCGATCGCTCCCGGCCTGCGACAGGCGGTTTCCGATCAGGTACAGCACATCGGCGCGCAGCAGGCCCGGCGCGCGGGCGAGGCCGACCTCGTGCTCACCGCGGCCTTCCTGGCCTATGCCGATGCGCGCATCAACGGCGCCACCGAACCGGAAAACGTCGCCGACCCGCTCGCGGACAAGACCAGCCCGGAACGCCTCGGGCTGTGGCTCGCCCGGGCAGGCGAAGGCCGGCTCGACCATTCCGAACTCGACCCCGGCCATGCCGAGTTCGCGCGCCTGACGGAGCTGCGCGCGCACTATGCGGACCATGCCGGCGAAGGCGGCTGGACCCGGCTCGAGCCGCCGGGAACGCTCGTGGAGGCCGGCGAGCGCGAGCCCGTCATCACCGATCTTCGCACCCGCCTCGCCGAGGAAGGCTATGAGGTGCCCGCGCCGCCGATGCGCACGGTGGAGGCCGACGCCGGCGAGGAGACGCGCGAGGAACCGGACGACACGCTGTTCACCGAGGCGCTCTCCGAGGTGCTGAAGCAATTCCAGGCCGACCGGGGCCTGAAGCAGGACGGCATTCTCGGCCCGCGCACGCTGGACGCGCTCAACGCCACGCCGCAGGACCTGATCGCCCGCATCGACGCCAATCTCGAGCGCTGGCGCTGGGCGCCCGCGCGCTTTCCCGAACGCCATATCCGCGTGAACATCCCCGCCTATCGCGCGCGGGCCTACGAGAACGGCGAGATCGCGGTGGAGATGAAGGCGATCGTCGGGCTTGCCAGCCGCAAGACGCCGATCGTGTTCGAGTCCATCGAGTATCTCGTGGCCAATCCGCGCTGGTACGTGCCCGAGAGCATCCTGGAACGCGACAAGCTCGACGATATCCGCGCCAATCCCGACTATATCGAGAGTCACGACTATTTCGTGCTCGACCGCGATTCCGGCGCCAGGGTTCCGGCCGGCGATATCGACTGGAGCGCGGCGGACGTGGAGGAGGAGTACCGCCTCGTCCAGGAGTCCGGCGAGGAGAACGCGCTCGGGGAACTCAAGTTCATCTTTCCCAACCGCTATTCCATCTATCTGCACGGCACGCCGGCCCAGCACCTGTTCGCGGAGAACCTGCGCTCCTTCTCCTCGGGCTGCGTGCGCATCGAGAAGCCGCTGGAGATGAGCGACTGGATCGCCTCCCACGATCCCGAGCTGACGCCGCAGGAGGTGCGCGAGGCCGTGGCCGGTGAGGAGCTCCAGCGCCTCGAACTCGGCGAGCCGGTCGCGATCTATACCGTCTATTTCACTGCGGAGGCCGGCCCGGACGGCAATGCGCGGCTGCATCCCGACATCTATGGCTGGGACGCCGAGACCATCGCGGCCCTGGAAGCCCGGCCGGTCGCCCTCTCCGAAGAGACACGCGAAGGCGGTGCCCAATGA
- a CDS encoding spinster family MFS transporter produces MTESGAAPAAGPKRAVSWYVLGVLLLVYSVNFMDRQLFAVLQERIRLDIGLADWQLGLLGGTMFAAFYAVLGLPFAWYADRANRVRLIAAACAVWSGFTALTGLAQSFLHLALARIGVAAGEAGGVAPSYSVISDFFGQHRRGFAIGVFSLGAPLGLMAGTLLGATIADATSWRWAFAVLGLPGLALAALLVLTVREPARGRLDEAAAPVPGAEAGLVAALRHLAATPSLRFFAAAAACTSFAGYGLYQWIPTFLQRSQAMALEDVGVALAPVFLFGMAGSVAGGWLADRLAPKLRGAYGFVPGIAQLAAAPLFFAALWVPGAGATIALLVLPTALSYVWLGPTLAAAQNLSRPEIRASVAALIAFFNNLIGFGLGPLVIGALSSWLTPALGAGEALRMALIWGTAFYVLGAVLFLAAGRADRRDRDGPRGADPRRLVRTGQP; encoded by the coding sequence ATGACCGAATCCGGCGCCGCCCCGGCGGCTGGCCCGAAACGCGCCGTGTCCTGGTACGTGCTCGGCGTGCTGCTGCTGGTCTATTCGGTCAACTTCATGGACCGCCAGCTCTTCGCGGTGCTGCAGGAGCGTATCCGGCTGGATATCGGCCTCGCCGACTGGCAGCTCGGCCTGCTCGGCGGGACGATGTTCGCGGCCTTCTACGCCGTGCTCGGCCTGCCCTTCGCCTGGTATGCCGACCGGGCGAACCGGGTGCGCCTGATCGCGGCGGCCTGTGCGGTGTGGAGCGGGTTCACCGCGCTGACCGGCCTCGCCCAGAGCTTCCTCCACCTCGCGCTGGCGCGGATCGGCGTCGCGGCCGGGGAAGCCGGCGGTGTCGCGCCCTCCTACTCGGTCATCTCCGACTTCTTCGGCCAGCACCGGCGCGGCTTCGCGATCGGCGTGTTCTCGCTCGGCGCCCCGCTCGGGCTGATGGCCGGCACGCTGCTCGGGGCGACGATCGCGGACGCGACCTCCTGGCGCTGGGCCTTCGCGGTGCTCGGGCTTCCCGGCCTCGCGCTCGCGGCCCTGCTGGTGCTGACCGTTCGCGAGCCCGCGCGCGGCCGGCTCGACGAGGCGGCAGCCCCGGTTCCCGGTGCCGAAGCCGGGCTCGTCGCGGCCCTGCGCCATCTCGCGGCGACGCCGAGCCTGCGCTTCTTCGCCGCGGCGGCCGCCTGCACCTCGTTCGCCGGCTACGGACTGTATCAGTGGATTCCCACCTTCCTGCAGCGCAGTCAGGCGATGGCGCTGGAAGATGTCGGCGTGGCGCTGGCGCCGGTCTTCCTGTTCGGCATGGCCGGTTCGGTCGCCGGCGGCTGGCTCGCCGACCGGCTCGCACCGAAGCTGCGCGGCGCCTACGGCTTCGTGCCGGGCATCGCCCAGCTCGCCGCCGCGCCGCTCTTCTTCGCCGCGCTCTGGGTCCCCGGCGCCGGGGCGACGATCGCCCTGCTCGTCCTTCCGACCGCGCTGAGCTATGTCTGGCTCGGCCCGACGCTCGCGGCGGCGCAGAATCTCTCGCGCCCGGAGATCCGCGCCTCGGTCGCCGCGCTGATCGCCTTCTTCAACAATCTCATCGGCTTCGGGCTCGGTCCGCTCGTGATCGGGGCGCTGTCGAGCTGGCTCACCCCGGCCCTCGGTGCCGGTGAGGCGCTGCGGATGGCGCTGATCTGGGGCACCGCTTTCTACGTGCTCGGCGCGGTGCTTTTCCTCGCCGCGGGACGGGCCGACCGGCGCGATCGCGACGGGCCGCGCGGCGCCGATCCGCGCAGGCTCGTGCGGACCGGCCAGCCTTGA
- a CDS encoding DUF1476 domain-containing protein has protein sequence MPSFDDREKAFENKYAHDQELEFKAQVRRNRLLGAWAAELMGLEGEDAENYKKEVVKADFEEKGDEDVFRKIRKDFDKHGVDQSDHQIRRRMDELLAEAREQVKKEG, from the coding sequence ATGCCGAGCTTTGATGACCGCGAGAAGGCGTTCGAGAACAAGTACGCGCACGATCAGGAGCTCGAGTTCAAGGCGCAGGTTCGCCGCAACCGCCTGCTCGGCGCCTGGGCGGCCGAGCTGATGGGCCTGGAGGGCGAGGACGCGGAAAATTACAAGAAGGAGGTCGTCAAGGCCGATTTCGAGGAGAAGGGCGACGAGGACGTGTTCCGCAAGATCCGCAAGGATTTCGACAAGCACGGCGTCGACCAGTCCGATCACCAGATCCGCCGCCGGATGGACGAGCTTCTCGCCGAGGCGCGCGAGCAGGTGAAGAAGGAGGGCTGA
- a CDS encoding MgtC/SapB family protein, producing MLETLFQPGPTDSYVAGAFRLVLAALAGAAIGFEREDPKRHAGLRTDMLVGLASCLVTMGALHIAAFIDLAGENARADPIRVVEAVTAGVAFIAAGSIIRSGTDIHGVTTAAALWLAGAVGISIGAGYFALPLTAVAIALFILTVLKKVEEKMLDKHDE from the coding sequence ATGCTCGAGACGCTGTTTCAGCCCGGCCCCACCGACTCCTATGTCGCGGGCGCGTTCCGACTGGTCCTCGCCGCCCTCGCCGGCGCGGCGATCGGCTTCGAGCGCGAGGATCCCAAGCGCCATGCGGGGTTGCGCACCGACATGCTGGTCGGCCTCGCCTCCTGCCTGGTGACCATGGGCGCGCTGCACATCGCCGCCTTCATCGACCTGGCCGGAGAGAATGCGCGCGCGGATCCGATCCGTGTCGTGGAAGCGGTCACCGCCGGGGTCGCCTTCATCGCCGCCGGCTCGATCATCCGGTCGGGGACCGACATTCACGGCGTGACCACGGCGGCCGCGCTGTGGCTCGCCGGCGCGGTCGGGATCTCGATCGGGGCGGGCTATTTCGCCCTGCCCCTCACCGCCGTCGCGATCGCGCTCTTCATCCTCACCGTCCTGAAGAAGGTCGAGGAGAAGATGCTCGACAAGCACGACGAATAG